The genome window TCCATGCCCGCCTCGAAGACCTTGAAGAGGATCTCGTCCTTCGAGAAATAGCCCGCCAAGAGTGGGATCCCAGCGATGGCAAGCGTCGCGATCAGGAAGGTCATCCGCGTCTGCGGCATGTACTTCTTGAGGCCGCCCATGGTGCGCATGTCCTGCGCGTCAAAGAGCGCGGGCTTCGTGCCGCGGTGCTCCAGGTCGTGCTCGACCTCGTGCATCGCGTGGATCACAGAGCCGGAGCCGAGGAAGAGGCAGGCCTTGAAGAAGGCGTGCGTGAAGACGTGGAAGATGGCCGCCACGAACGCGCCCGCGCCCGCCGCCATGAACATGTAGCCGAGCTGCGAGACGGTCGAGTAGGCGAGCACCTTCTTGATGTCCGTCTGCACGAGCGCAATCGTCGCGGCGATGATGGCGGTCAGGCCGCCGATGACGCAGACGAGCATCATCATCGCAGGCGCGAGGAGCACCAACTCCGAGAGGCGCGCGAGGAGGTAGAGCCCCGCCGTGACCATCGTGGCCGCGTGGATGAGCGCCGAGACCGGCGTCGGCCCGGCCATGGCGTCGGGGAGCCAGGTGAAGAGCGGGATCTGCGCGCTCTTGCCTGTCGCGCCGATGAAGAGCAGCAGCACCGCGATCGCCGCCGTGCCGTCCGCGGCGAGCGCCGCCAGCACGTCTGCGCTCAGCAGCGTCGCAAAGTCGAGCCCGAAGCCCTCGCCCGTGATCTCGACCACGCGCTGGAAGAGCAAAAACATGCCGAGCAGGAAGGCCGCGTCGCCGATGCGGTTGACGATGAACGCCTTGTTGGCCGCAATCACCTTCTTGCCGTCCTCGTACCAGAACCCGATCAGCAAATAGGAGCACAGCCCGACACCTTCCCAGCCGAGGAAGAGCACCACCAGGTTCTCCGCCAGCACTAGGTTGAGCATGGCGAAGATGAACAGATTCAGGTAGGCGAAGAAGCGCCAATACCCGGCGTCGTCCTTCATATACCCCATCGAGTAGACGTGGATGAGCGCGCCGATGCCGGTCACGACGAGCGTCATCAGGAGCGACAGTTCGTCCACGCGGTAGGCGAAGTCCACCGTCAGGTCACCGACGTGCATCCACTCGTAGAAGCTCACCACGCTCGCCTCCTCGAAGCCCAGAAAAAGCATCACCGCCACGCCGAACGGCACGGCCACCGCCGCCGTCGCCAGTGCGCCAACGAGCGTTTTTTGCTCGCGCCACGCTGGCATGAACAGGCCCAGCAGGCCGCTGAACGCCGCCATCAGGAGCGGCGGCAGCAAGATCAGTTGGAGCGAAAGGTGCATGGGTTGGGTCGAAGGTCAAGGGTCGAAGGTCGAAGGTCAGGTCGTGCTTCGACCTTTGGACCTGCGACCTCAGACCTGCGACGGGCGCTAGCCCCTAAACAGATTGATCTCGTCGATGTTGACGGTGAGCTTGTTGCGGAAGAGCGCGATCACGATCGCCAGCCCGACGGCAGCCTCAGCGGCGGCCACGCTCATCACGAAGAACACCAGGAGCTGCCCGTCTACGTTGAGGTAGGCCTGACTGAAGGCGACGAGCGTCAGGTTGACGGCGTTGAGCATCAGCTCGACCGAGAGGAACACCACGATGGCGTTGCGCTTGAGCAGCACGCCGAGCACGCCCATCCCGAAGAGGGTGGCCGAGAGCACGAGGTACCAGGCGAGAGGCAGGGTCATGAGGGAGTCGAAGGTCGAAGGTCCGGGGTCGAAGGTTCGGTCCCGCATCGACCTGGGACCTGCGACCTCAGACCTAACAGACCTCAGGCAAAGCGTTTTTTCGCCAACAGCACCGCGCCGATGGTGGCGGCGAGGAGCAGCAGGCCGACGATCTGGAGGTGGTAGGCGTAGTCGGTGAGCAATACCGCGCCCAGCGAGGCCGCGGAGGCGTTGGCCGCCGCCGCCTCAGGCGACACCGCCTCGGGCACCGCGTCGAAGCGAAGCGCCACAAGCGCCAGCAGTTGGGCTACCACCGCCGCGCCGAGCACGAACGCGACGCCCTGTCCCCACTTGAACGCCCTCAGCGAGGGCATGTCGTCGAGGTTCAGGAGCATGATCACGAACAGGAACAGCACCATGATCGCCCCCGCGTAGACCAGAATCTGGATGACGCCGATGAACGCCGCGTTGAGCGTCAGGTAGAGGCACGCGATCGAGAACATCGTCACAACCACCGAGAGCGCCGCATGAATGGGGCTGCGCGTGACCAGAAGACCCACTCCGCCGAGCACGGCGAGCACCGCGAACAGGAAGAACAGAAAGGCGTCGAGCATACGGGGCGGTAAGACGGACAGGCCTGTGAGGGGGAGCGGCCAGAGGAGTAGGCGTCGGCAGGGCTTGGGTTGGGGCCCAGGCTAAGCGGTTACACGCGCCGAGACCATCGACACAAGGTACCGACCTCGTGGAAGTCCAACAACCGTTCGCATGCCAGCAGCACACCTTCCGCTGATTGTTCAACAGGGACCGATGGGCCCTGCGTGGTGCCACCTAAACGCAGCCGCGCCGCGCCGACAGTTCGGCGCGGCGCGGTCGAAGCCAGCGCGGACGGAGCAGGAACGTCGAGGGCGTCGGCTAGCGAACGATGGTCAGGCGGCGGGTTGTGGTGAAGCTGCCGCTCGTGAAGCGGTAGAGGTAGATCCCGCTCGCCAGCCCCGCCGTGTCGAAGGCGGCGTCCTGGACGCCTGCCTCGTGCGTGCCGTCCACGACCGTGGCTACCCGCCGACCTGTGAGGTCGAACACCTCGACGCGGACGTCTTGCGGGGCATTGAGGGAGAAGCGGATGCGGGTCTGGCCGAAGACAGGGTTGGGGTAGTTGCCGAGAAGCTGCACCGGGAAGACCTGCGCGGTGCCGAGCGTCTGGCCCCGTGTCGCGGGACGGCTGTCGCCCACGCCGGTGCCATAGAGCCGCTGCTCAGGCAGCACCGCGTAGCCGATGGTCTCGTTGGCGTGCGTCGTGCCCGTGCCGTCGGAGTCGTCCTTGGCTAGGCGCACCTCGATGTCGAGGTCGGTGAGGTTGCGGTAGCGCACCACGACCGGGTCGGCGTCGAACTCGGTCTGCGTCTGCACGAGCACCACGGGCTCGCGGTCGGGCGTCGGTTGGTCGGTGCCGAAGGGGTAATACTCCCAGTGGTGGTCCACCTCGCCGCTCTTCGTGCCAACGGCCGGGACGCCCGCTCCGGTCGAGACGCCCTCGGCAAGCGCGATCCACGAGACGTGCTCGCGCCCCGCGACGTCGCCCCCGGCGCGCTCGCCCTGGAGCTTCACCTCAAACGAGGTCGCCGTCACGTTGCGCACGCGGGCGAGGACGGCCCGGCTGATCCGGTCGCCAGACGCGGCGAGCGCGGTCACCTGCGAGAACACCACCGGCGGTACCTCAAACGGCGCGTCGAAGGCAACGGTCTGGTAGTCCCCGCCGACGTTGCGGACGCGCCCGCCCTCGGCCAGGCGACCGTCGCTGAGACGGTATGTCCCGTCGAGCATGACGAGGTAGGGGACCGTCTCCTCGCCGTGTTGCCCGTCGAGGTAGTCCCACTCGTCGATCCAGAGGTCGAACCCGTCCTTCGAGAGGTTGCGCACCCGCACCACGGCAGGCTCGGCGTCGTTCTCGGAGAACGAGGGCAGCACCACGATGGGCGCGGCGTCGAGTGCGACCGAGAAGCGCACCTCGGTGGCGGAAAAGGCGTCGCCCTGCTCGACCCGGAAGACGCCAGCCTCGGCGATCAGGCCTGCCTCGCCGGTCGGCGGCTCCTCCGGTCCGTCGCTGCACGACGCGGCAGCCGCATCGTCGAGGTAGCCTGCGGAGAGGAGCGCGTCGGGGTTGGCCCCCACGTAGGCGTAGCAGTGGATCTCGCAGTCGCCCGTGGGGCACGCGGCGTTGACAGGTAGGAGCTCGGCGTCGCCGAAGCGCTCCGTCTGTTGCCAGTTCGCGCCCGCCGCGAGCCCGGCGATCTCGACGGGGCTCATCGCGAGGAAGGCGTCCGCCTCGGCCGTCTCCATGAAGCTCTGCCACGTCGCAAGGTCGTCGGTCGGGCGGAAGTCGTCCTCCTCGAAGGTGTAGGTCGCGAACGAATACGCCCTCGCGAGGCCCGGCGCGGGGGCCGCGTCGCTGCTGTGATCCTCGTAGCGGTTGCCTCCGAGGGCGAGCGTGCGCAGCCACGGCAGCTTGGTGTCCTGAAGCTGGATCTCATAGGCCTCGCCTTTGAGGATGCCGTCGCGCTTGCGCGCATTGCCCACGACCAGGTTGTTGTAGACGACCGACTCTAGGCCCGCATACGGCCCGGCGTAGTAGGCATCCCAGCCCGGCTCGGTGGACGTCTCGGGGTCGTCGATTTCCCACGGCAGGTCGAGCAGGAAGACGCCGTTTCCGTCGTTGCCCGTCACGGTGTTGTGGACGAGCGTGTTGCGCGGGGCCATCTGCGTCATCAGCCCCGAGCCGACGGAGAAGTTGTCGAAGAGGTCGAGCCGCCGCGAGCCGGTGATGAGGTTGTGCTGGACGAGCGTGTCGATGGTGTAGTACTCCAGCAGGATGCCCACGAACCAGTTGTCCTGCACCGTGCAGCCCTCGATCACGTTGCGGTAGTTGAGTGCGTCGAGCCAGAGACCTGGGCCGCGGTTCTCGCGCACCTCGACGCGGCGGACGACCATGTCTTCGGTGTAGGAGAACTTCATGCCGCCTGCCTCCCAGCCGGGCTCGTAGAACTTGGTGTTGTTGCGGTAGAGCTTGCTGTCGACGAGCGTGCAGCGGTCGCACTCGCCCGAGATGCCGGTCTGGCCGTTGTACTGGAGCGTGACGCGGCGGAAGGTGTGGTCCTCGCCCGCGTCGCCGATGTTCTCGGGGTTCGGCCCGTTCGTGTCGATGCCGACGCCGTTGGTGTGCTCGACGGTGACGTCTTCGAAGAGCGCGCCCCGGTCGCCAGGGCAGACGGCGCCGTCCTGGCCGCGGCTGTTGGCATGGCGGAAGATGAGCCCGCGCACGGTGAGGTCGCCGGGCGTGCCAGCCGCTCCGCAGATGGCGTCGCGCCCGCCGGGCCAGAAGAGGTGCTCGCGCGCGGCGATCACGGGCGGGGCGTCCCACGCGTTGGGGTCGCCGTCGCGGAGGAAGCGGGCGAGGATGCGAATGGGCGAGCGGTCGGCGGGGTCCGTCTCCACGAAGAACGCGCCGTAGCTGCTGATCTCGGCGAGCGTGTCGAGTGCGACCGTCTTCAGGTGCGCGCGCGACGTCGTCGGGACGAGCATATGGCCGTCGAAGTAGGACGGATTGGTGCCCGTCGGGACTTCGCGCTGCTGGTCGGCGAAGAGCAGTTCGCGGCGCAGAATGTGCGCCTTGGTGCCGTTGGTCGTGGCGCCCTCCTGCGGCGGGATGTTGAACCAGCCGTACTTCGTGTCCCAATCGTCGGCGGGGTTCCAGTCCCACGCCCAGATATCACCGGCGTCACGTATCCAGCCGGTGACCGGGGCTGCGCCCGAGATCACGACCGTGTCGTAGCTGCCGGCTTCGGGGTAGGCAGAGTAGGTCACGCCGCTGTTCGCGGGGTA of Bacteroidota bacterium contains these proteins:
- a CDS encoding right-handed parallel beta-helix repeat-containing protein, translated to MILRLFLLLAVLAAWGSSLHAQAPPNVTGDTVYFVDGNTGRDDNAGQTLDTAWKTINKAAQTLQAGDVVYIRSGIYYESVYPANSGVTYSAYPEAGSYDTVVISGAAPVTGWIRDAGDIWAWDWNPADDWDTKYGWFNIPPQEGATTNGTKAHILRRELLFADQQREVPTGTNPSYFDGHMLVPTTSRAHLKTVALDTLAEISSYGAFFVETDPADRSPIRILARFLRDGDPNAWDAPPVIAAREHLFWPGGRDAICGAAGTPGDLTVRGLIFRHANSRGQDGAVCPGDRGALFEDVTVEHTNGVGIDTNGPNPENIGDAGEDHTFRRVTLQYNGQTGISGECDRCTLVDSKLYRNNTKFYEPGWEAGGMKFSYTEDMVVRRVEVRENRGPGLWLDALNYRNVIEGCTVQDNWFVGILLEYYTIDTLVQHNLITGSRRLDLFDNFSVGSGLMTQMAPRNTLVHNTVTGNDGNGVFLLDLPWEIDDPETSTEPGWDAYYAGPYAGLESVVYNNLVVGNARKRDGILKGEAYEIQLQDTKLPWLRTLALGGNRYEDHSSDAAPAPGLARAYSFATYTFEEDDFRPTDDLATWQSFMETAEADAFLAMSPVEIAGLAAGANWQQTERFGDAELLPVNAACPTGDCEIHCYAYVGANPDALLSAGYLDDAAAASCSDGPEEPPTGEAGLIAEAGVFRVEQGDAFSATEVRFSVALDAAPIVVLPSFSENDAEPAVVRVRNLSKDGFDLWIDEWDYLDGQHGEETVPYLVMLDGTYRLSDGRLAEGGRVRNVGGDYQTVAFDAPFEVPPVVFSQVTALAASGDRISRAVLARVRNVTATSFEVKLQGERAGGDVAGREHVSWIALAEGVSTGAGVPAVGTKSGEVDHHWEYYPFGTDQPTPDREPVVLVQTQTEFDADPVVVRYRNLTDLDIEVRLAKDDSDGTGTTHANETIGYAVLPEQRLYGTGVGDSRPATRGQTLGTAQVFPVQLLGNYPNPVFGQTRIRFSLNAPQDVRVEVFDLTGRRVATVVDGTHEAGVQDAAFDTAGLASGIYLYRFTSGSFTTTRRLTIVR
- the nuoK gene encoding NADH-quinone oxidoreductase subunit NuoK; the protein is MTLPLAWYLVLSATLFGMGVLGVLLKRNAIVVFLSVELMLNAVNLTLVAFSQAYLNVDGQLLVFFVMSVAAAEAAVGLAIVIALFRNKLTVNIDEINLFRG
- a CDS encoding NADH-quinone oxidoreductase subunit J — translated: MLDAFLFFLFAVLAVLGGVGLLVTRSPIHAALSVVVTMFSIACLYLTLNAAFIGVIQILVYAGAIMVLFLFVIMLLNLDDMPSLRAFKWGQGVAFVLGAAVVAQLLALVALRFDAVPEAVSPEAAAANASAASLGAVLLTDYAYHLQIVGLLLLAATIGAVLLAKKRFA
- the nuoL gene encoding NADH-quinone oxidoreductase subunit L; amino-acid sequence: MHLSLQLILLPPLLMAAFSGLLGLFMPAWREQKTLVGALATAAVAVPFGVAVMLFLGFEEASVVSFYEWMHVGDLTVDFAYRVDELSLLMTLVVTGIGALIHVYSMGYMKDDAGYWRFFAYLNLFIFAMLNLVLAENLVVLFLGWEGVGLCSYLLIGFWYEDGKKVIAANKAFIVNRIGDAAFLLGMFLLFQRVVEITGEGFGLDFATLLSADVLAALAADGTAAIAVLLLFIGATGKSAQIPLFTWLPDAMAGPTPVSALIHAATMVTAGLYLLARLSELVLLAPAMMMLVCVIGGLTAIIAATIALVQTDIKKVLAYSTVSQLGYMFMAAGAGAFVAAIFHVFTHAFFKACLFLGSGSVIHAMHEVEHDLEHRGTKPALFDAQDMRTMGGLKKYMPQTRMTFLIATLAIAGIPLLAGYFSKDEILFKVFEAGMDGTPLYLAVWGVGLLTALLTAFYMTRAYMLTFEGEPRWPEADTVKPHESPATMTLPLWMLAIGSALVGFLGLPLAVTKTMGLPNVMHDWLAGHGDHVGPVAELKTEYHASLPLEWGLLALGAAIALLGVGFAWRFYARGLDADAALKQRLGGLHGTFSRGWGIDAFYRVVVVGVVKSFARDALDPLDKTVLDRGLVEGGAQGVRGFGGFLARFQNGVAQTYAAVLVAGVLLVIALMLLL